In the Blautia coccoides genome, TGTGAATCCTCTGATTATTCAGAAGAATTGCTGCAGGAGGGCTTTCCTGAGGGGTGCATTTTTATGTGCTGGTTCTATCAGTGCCCCAGAGAAATTTTATCATTTTGAAATCGTATGTTCCACACTGTCAAAAGCTCAGCAGCTTCAGGAACTGGTGCAGTCCTTTGAGGTAGATGCAAAAGTTGTAAGCCGCAAGAAGCATGAGGTTGTTTATGTAAAAGAAGGCGCGCAGATCGTAGAAATTTTAGGCCTTATGGGGGCAAATGTATCTTTGATGAATCTTGAGAATGTCAGGATTCTGAAAGAAATGCGCAACAGCGTGAACCGCAAGGTTAACTGCGAAACGGCGAATATTAGCAAGACTGTAAATGCTGCAGTAAAACAAACGGAAGATATAGCTTTTATCCGTGACACCATTGGATTGGAAAGACTTCCGGACAATCTGGAAGAGATAGCACGGATAAGGTTAGAATATCCACAGGCCTCATTGAAAGAACTTGGCATGTTT is a window encoding:
- the whiA gene encoding DNA-binding protein WhiA, which encodes MSFSGSVKQELERCISPARHCQIAELSAIFSFCGEIQRTEEGQPFLCFSTENESVIRKCFTLLQKTFKIDKEISIDKRLIKRNNRFVIEVRGQEDTVRILQAAKYLTADRQPMPCAALVNPLIIQKNCCRRAFLRGAFLCAGSISAPEKFYHFEIVCSTLSKAQQLQELVQSFEVDAKVVSRKKHEVVYVKEGAQIVEILGLMGANVSLMNLENVRILKEMRNSVNRKVNCETANISKTVNAAVKQTEDIAFIRDTIGLERLPDNLEEIARIRLEYPQASLKELGMFLTPPVGKSGVNHRLRRIGSIAEELRGNKEEQI